The Schistocerca serialis cubense isolate TAMUIC-IGC-003099 unplaced genomic scaffold, iqSchSeri2.2 HiC_scaffold_1322, whole genome shotgun sequence region aaacgtgcggaagcccttctgttctggggagagcaggttcaaacgctctgcccagagagaagtgcggtccgcaacgattgcagcaaagagcttagagatggtagagctcaatgctagaggccgccagtttgtcacgtccgagacgtcccctttcttgtggatgaggacggtagtggatattttccactgcaccggagtcttccgctcattccagcagcgcgagaagatcttagctagcacgtggcagccaggatcctcacgtcgcaagtccgagtaggtgactccgtctgccccaggagcagtattgctcgccttctggagccgctgttgcacctctgaaGGGGTGATCGGCggcaggacctcctcgctgacatcaggaggcgtggtggcggcaaagtccgggacagcagctggtgcatctgaaacagaaaagtcagatttagcatatactttcttgaagtgctccgtgagcacgttgccatcgatttggcagtacggcgacgtttcgccaaggacgcgctgcatcgccttgcgccggtccgcgcggtaNNNNNNNNNNNNNNNNNNNNNNNNNNNNNNNNNNNNNNNNNNNNNNNNNNNNNNNNNNNNNNNNNNNNNNNNNNNNNNNNNNNNNNNNNNNNNNNNNNNNNNNNNNNNNNNNNNNNNNNNNNNNNNNNNNNNNNNNNNNNNNNNNNNNNNNNNNNNNNNNNNNNNNNNNNNNNNNNNNNNNNNNNNNNNNNNNNNNNNNNNNNNNNNNNNNNNNNNNNNNNNNNNNNNNNNNNNNNNNNNNNNNNNNNNNNNNNNNNNNNNNNNNNNNNNNNNNNNNNNNNNNNNNNNNNNNNNNNNNNNNNNNNNNNNNNNNNNNNNNNNNNNNNNNNNNNNNNNNNNNNNNNNNNNNNNNNNNNNNNNNNNNNNNNNNNNNNNNNNNNNNNNNNNNNNNNNNNNNNNNNNNNNNNNNNNNNNNNNNNNNNNNNNNNNNNNNNNNNNNNNNNNNNNNNNNNNNNNNNNNNNNNNNNNNNNNNNNNNNNNNNNNNNNNNNNNNNNNNNNNAAAAAGCTCCTGTTCCAGATAATGAGTGGCACGTAGTCACCCCACGGAGGGACagacgccgtgctgcaggacgcagaccaccgcccccggaccgacggcgcatcataccgcccagtccgcgtaacagcggcacggcgcgagccaacgcgcctgtgcggccggcgcgagctacacctcgtgtatctcgcgccggcggcagggcgcgggcgaccgctgggccatctgttggcggcgcggcgaacaacagccgcagtgcgctgggcccgagcgccaggccggcgcgagctacacctggaGACGCCCGGCCGGCGCGGGCAACACCGGCCACCTctacgaccactgcgccatctggcagcgatcgtcgggcacccagtccgcgtaacagcggcccggggcgagccggcgcgtccggtcagccggcgcgagctacacctcgtgtttcttgcgccggcggcgggccgctggcgaccgccgggccatctgttggcggcgcggcgaacaacagccgcggtgcgctgggcccgagcgccaggccggcgcgagctacacctggaGACGCCCGGCCGGCGCGGGCAACACCGGCCACCTctacgaccactgcgccatctgctAGCGACCGTCGGGCAcccagtccgcgtaacagcggCCCGGGGCGAGCCGGCGCGCCCGAtcagccggcgcgagctacacctcgtgtttcttgcgccggcggcgggccgctggcgaccgccgggccatctgttggcggcgcggcgaacaccagccgcggtgcacccgacccgagcgccaggccggcgcaagctacaccggcccctgctgctaccgctgcgccacctgtcaccagCGCGGCGACCGAAAGCAGTACTGCGCggcccacgccagatggcagcacggcaccaccaccgacgcagacgacggagCGGCGCGACGTGAGCGGAGGGACTGCAGCGTCGTCTCCGAGAACTGGCAGCAAGAGGAGGAGACGCCGACGCCGTAACAACCGGCCCAGTCCCAACCTCCCGCCGCAAAACTCCCGTCCTACACCGAACTCGACCAACCCTCCTGTACCCTCCGAACAGGGCGCAACCGAGGCAGCTCCGCCCACCCCTCCCCCggccgacgctcggctaacggagaggcagcggcgctggctggcggccctggagagcgtccacaaccaaccgtgggacgcattcgtcgcggtcgtcgaggacttcatctccgagatcgccgagacgaagccacaacgccaggcagccggaggtcgacaggatgggccaccagcagcagcgcaccgcggccagggccgcgccgacgctgctgccaatccccctccccctgcccctacacgcggccgcgatgggcggcgcggtggacgtggcgcacggcgcgcggtggccgccgagcgtcggtacgacgcgaatgcagcgtctgagattcagaagctgtaccgcgcggaccggcgcaaggcgatacagcgcgtccttggcgagacgtcgccgtactgccaaatcgatggcaacgtgctcacggagcactttaAGGTAATATATTCTAAATCCGACTTTTCCGTTacagatgcaccagctgctgtcccggagTTTGCCGCCACCACGCCCcctgatgtcagcgaggaggtcctgGCGCTGATCACCGCCGCggaggtgcaacagcggctccagaaggcgagcaacactgctcctggggcagacggagtcacctactcggacctgcgacgtgaggatcctggctgccacgtgctagctaggatcttctcgcgctgctggaatgagcggaagactccggtgcagtggaaaatatccactaccgtcctcatccacaagaaaggggacgtctcggacgtggcaaactggcggcctttagcattgagctctaccatctctaagctctttgctgcaatcgttgcggaccgcacttctctctgggcagagcggttgaacctgctctccccagaacagaagggcttccgcacgtttgaaggctgctacgagcacaacttcattgtgcagacggcaattgatgatgcaaggcgcaggggaggccaagcatgctttgcttggcttgatctggcgaatgctttcggttcagtgcctcacgctcacctccttggagtactgagcaggatgggactaccagagcaattgcaccatctaattgccgacatgtacgatggttgctccacccgcgtccgtacatctgacggactaacggaggagatagagatccaggcaggggtcaagcagggctgtccactgtcgcccatcgtctttaatctcgcgctcgagccggtacttcgcgccgcaacctcactcagaaatgagtgtggtattccgcttagcggcgtcagtgtgagtgcactggcgtatgcggacgatatcgtgcttctggcgcgggattcagaggcgatgcagacgctcctcaatgttgtgggtgaggcggcgacgtgggccgggcttaccttcaagccgtcgaagtgtgccacgcttcacatccgccgtcggcagacactaggctcggtattcgccctgcaagggggagaaccagccgtgctcggtgcgggtgacgcctacctccatcttggcgttcccaccgggtacaaagtcacgcagacgccaacggatgcgatcgcggcaattcgacgcgacttgcagcacctggacgcctccctgctggctccctggcagaagattgacgctgtgcgtgtctttctcctccctaggcttgactttgtcatgcggggcggagcggtacgcaaggggccgctatctgcactcgacaaggcagtgaaagcggctgtcaaatcttggctgttcctcccacagcgtgcgtccaccgaacagctgtacctcgcgctgggagagggaggatgcggcctgacgccgctcgcggacgctgcggacatctcaacgatcgtccacggcttccgcatgctgcactgcgacgacgccaccgtccgagacatcgcctgggccacactaactacggccgcgcgccgccgactggggaggaagccgagtcgttccgacttggccacctaccttagcggcagcactgagggtgacctcgcacgcgacggtggtgacatccagtcactgtggacgcgcgtcaggaacgccacaaggcgcctagcgccgcgtggcgtcacctggcgctggagtgaactgctttccgagttgcaggtggaggtcggcggccgacccgccatcgctgacgacgcggaacacggcggcatcggaggggtgacgcagccggccacggaggggacggcgcctgggactacacgacacctcgaagatggcggcgatggaccgcagcacgatgatgacagcgtgggacgcaccgccaacactggcgtcgagcatgtccgggtgggagggggcgccaaacgtcttctctcgc contains the following coding sequences:
- the LOC126439392 gene encoding uncharacterized protein LOC126439392, which produces MGHQQQRTAARAAPTLLPIPLPLPLHAAAMGGAVDVAHGARWPPSVDAPAAVPEFAATTPPDVSEEVLALITAAEVQQRLQKASNTAPGADGVTYSDLRREDPGCHVLARIFSRCWNERKTPVQWKISTTVLIHKKGDVSDVANWRPLALSSTISKLFAAIVADRTSLWAERLNLLSPEQKGFRTFEGCYEHNFIVQTAIDDARRRGGQACFAWLDLANAFGSVPHAHLLGVLSRMGLPEQLHHLIADMYDGCSTRVRTSDGLTEEIEIQAGVKQGCPLSPIVFNLALEPVLRAATSLRNECGIPLSGVSVSALAYADDIVLLARDSEAMQTLLNVVGEAATWAGLTFKPSKCATLHIRRRQTLGSVFALQGGEPAVLGAGDAYLHLGVPTGYKVTQTPTDAIAAIRRDLQHLDASLLAPWQKIDAVRVFLLPRLDFVMRGGAVRKGPLSALDKAVKAAVKSWLFLPQRASTEQLYLALGEGGCGLTPLADAADISTIVHGFRMLHCDDATVRDIAWATLTTAARRRLGRKPSRSDLATYLSGSTEGDLARDGGDIQSLWTRVRNATRRLAPRGVTWRWSELLSELQVEVGGRPAIADDAEHGGIGGVTQPATEGTAPGTTRHLEDGGDGPQHDDDSVGRTANTGVEHVRVGGGAKRLLSRTLRECLRQRLRHILLRKPDQGKVFECTRESTASNHFIAGGKYTRFADWRFIHRARLGVVPLNGCRRFDGRANNNKACRRCGHNNETLPHVINACMVHSAALQYRHNAVLNRLATAVAGRPRRGNTAVPDIRINQAVIGDSSGLRPDLVITDEAAKSVTIVDVTIPFENRRIALDNARQLKKIKYADVARGLAARGYSVTVDALVVGSLGAWDRQNDAVLRHLGIASRYCQLMRRLMAARPSRLQSSENFEVGAFVTSASRFSSTTRDLRRYTIFAPHCSSAESVAVRAVLPGAPPSVVSAEYGPHLGWRGAGRRQTCAYCPAVSSQRGKQRPPATTPRRRLPQGGQRGEVRLCVTRLRAWHTSRWQPCVCSVLSGHGEECNK